Within the Stenotrophomonas maltophilia genome, the region AGCACGGAGCGGTAGTTCAGCTGGTTAGAATGCTGGCCTGTCACGCCGGAGGTCGCGGGTTCGAGTCCCGTCCGCTCCGCCATTGCGAAGTTCTTAAGTCCCCGTGAAAAAACTTTGAAAAAAGTGTTCATCGGGCTGGGTTTCCAGGGTGTCTTCGGATATACTGGGCGCCTGCAAAGTTTCAAGCGCGGAGCGGTAGTTCAGCTGGTTAGAATGCTGGCCTGTCACGCCGGAGGTCGCGGGTTCGAGTCCCGTCCGCTCCGCCAACTTTCAAAAGCCCTCGGCGAATGCCGGGGGCTTTTTCTTTGCGCGCATGTCGCCCTTGGCGTTTTTGGTCCCTGCGACGAAGCGGGTTACACTGCCGGGCTCGCCAATCAGGCCTTGTGATTCCTCACCATGCTGCAGAAACTCCGCGACAAGACCTCAGGCTGGATCGTCACCGTGATCCTGGGGCTGCTGATGATTCCGTTCCTGTTCGTGATCGACAACAGCTACCTGGGTGGCGTTGGCGCACAGAACGTGGCCAAGGTTTCCGCACCGCCGACCTGGTGGCGTTCCGCGCCGTCGTGGTGGCCGGTACGCATGCTGTGGCAGCACCATGAGATCAGCGCGCAGGATTTCCGCACCCGTTTCGAGCAGGAGCGCATGCGTGAGCGCCAGCAGCAGGGCGACAACTTCGACCCGCGCGCGTTCGAAAGCACCGAGAACAAGCTGGCGGTCCTGGATCAGCTGATCGACGAGCAGGTCGTGCGCCTGGTCGGCGAGCAGGCGGGTGTGGTGATTGGCGATGGCGCCGTGCGCGAGTACATCACGTCCATGCCGGCGTTCCAGGGGCCGGATGGCAAGTTCAACGAAAACAGCTACCGCCTGGCGCTGGCCGGCGGCAATCCTCCGCGTACTCCGACCCAGTTCCAGGAACTGGTGCGTGAGAGCCTGCAGCAGTCGGTGATTCCGGCCGGACTGCAGAACTCCGGTTTTGTCACCCAGGCCGAGACCGAACGCCTGTTGAAGCTGCTGGGCGAAACCCGTGATGTCGAGCTGGCTGCGCTGCCGCCGGTGCCGGCTGACACGGCCCCGGTGACCGATGCGCAGATCAAGCAGTGGTACGACAGCCATGGCAAGGATTTCCGCCAGGCCGAAACCGTTTCGCTGGAGTATGTCGAGGTCAACGGTGCCAACCTGCCGGCGCCGACGCCGGCCGACGAAGCCACCCTGCGCAAGCGCTACGAGGAAGAAAAGGCCAAGTTCACCTCTCCGGAGCAGCGCCAGGCCGCCCACATCCTGATTACCGGCGACGGTGCTGAGGCCAAGGCGAACAAGCTGGCGGCCGAGGCAAAGGCGGCCGGTGCCGACTTCGCAGCCCTGGCCAAGGCCAACTCCGAGGATCCAGGCTCCAAGGACCAGGGCGGTGACCTGGGCTGGGTGGAGCGTGGCGCGATGGTCAAGCCGTTTGAAGACGCCCTGTTCGCGGCCAAGGCCGGCGACGTGATCGGTCCGGTCAAGACCGAATACGGATACCACATCATCAAGGTGGCCGCGGTACGCGGCGGCGAAGGCAAGTCGTTCGAGGACGTGCGCGATACGCTGGCCGCCGAACAGCTCAAGGCCGACGGTGAGCGCGGTTTCAACGAGCTGGCCGGCCGTCTGGTCGATGCCATCAACAAGAGCCCGAGCGACCTGGCTGCCGCAGCCAAGGAAGTGGGGCTGCCGCTGCAGACCCTGGGACCGATCACCCGCGCTACCGCCAGCGGCATCGCCAGCGACCCGGCCGTGCTGCGCGCCGCGTTCTCGGACGTGCTGGTGCAGGACGGGACCGCCAGCGATCCGATCGCCCTGGGAGGCGCCACCAACCACAGCGTCGTGATCCGCGTCGCGGCCCACACGCCGGAGCAGGCGCTGCCGCTGGAGAAGGCCCGCGAGCAGGTGATCGCCGCGATCCGTGCCGACCGCCAGCGCCAGGCCAGCGACAAGGCGGCCGAAGCGCTGCTGGCCAAGTTGAAGGGCGGTGCCACCCTGCAGTCGCTGGCTGCCAGCGAAAAGCTGCAGCTGAGCCCGATGCCGGGCCTGCCGCGTGGCCAGCCGGTGCCGACCCCGGAAATCAACAGCGCGATCTTCAGCGCGCCGGTACCCACCGCAGGCAAGCCGACCTACGGCAAGGTCGACGTCAACGGCCGTGCGCTGGTGTTCGCGGTGAACAAGGTCAATCCGGGCGACATCAAGGACGTGACCGCCGAGCAGCAGAAGCAGCTGAAGGAACAGTTGAGCCAGATCGACGGCATGGCCGCAGCCAAGGCCTACATCGACGCGATGCGCAAGAAGTTCGTGGTGCAGACCACCGAAGCGAATCTGTAAGCCCACGGCGGGCAGAACGTAAAGGCCCGGCATTGCCGGGCCTTTTTCGTGGGCGGGTGCCCGGTAGCAGGAGGATCGCGCGGTGCTGCTGTGCGCCGGTCAGTCTTCCAGACGAAGCACCGCGCCCGGCTTGAGCACGCTGCTGCCACTCAGGCCATTCAGCGACAGCAGCGCCTTGACCGGCATGCCGTAGCGACGGGCAATGGTCCAGGCCGACTCGCCGTTGCGCACCGTATGCCGACGGCTGCGCGGACGGTCGACAGCGGCGGCGACGGTGCGGGCAACCTGCGGCGCTGGCGAGGCAGCGGGGGCAGAGGCGGGCGAAACCGAGGCCGCCAGCGCCGTCGTGCTGTCCACCACGTCGGCGGTCGCCGCTGCGACAGGGGCCAGCACCCGGGTGGTGCCCGTGGGGCGGCCACCGGCGGCCAGGGCGGGATTCAGGCGGGCGATGCGTGCCGGGTCCAGTGAGCGCTGGGCGGCCCACTGCTGGACGCTGGTGCCGGCCGGAAGGGCATGATCCTTCAGCACCGGCACGGTGCGGTCCAGCGAGGCCATGACGCCCGGCTGTTCTTCCACGTCTTCCAGCACGCACGCCAGGGCGTGAAGCTTCTCGACGTAGGCATAGGTGACCGGCGACAGTCCGGGCAGGGCCGATGGCGTGGCGTTCTGCGCATTCATGCCTGCCTTGCGCAGCGCCTGCAGCACGCGATATTCGCCAGCGTTGTAGGCCATGGTGGCCAGCCGCCAGTCGCCGCCGAACATGCCGTGCAGGGTTTTCAGGTAGCGCACCGCGGCCTGGGTCGAATCCACCGCCGACAGGCGGCCGTCGTAGCCGTTGGCCATCGGCACGCGATGGTTGCGGGCGGTGGTGGCGATGAACTGCCACAACCCGGTCGGTCCGCTGCCATTGCGGGCATTGGGCCGGTAGCCGCTTTCCACGAAGGGAATCAGCGCGAATTCGGTCGGCAGGTTGGCCTTGCGCAGTTCTTCGACCACATAGCCGAACAGGACCAGTGCATCGTCATCCTGGTTGGCCAGGCGCGAAGGGGCGTGCGCGAACTGCTTCTGCCAGCGCGGGCTGGTGGCCTCGGCGTCGCAGGTGGGTTCAGCCAGGCCATCGCGGAAGCTGGAGAAGATCTCCTGGCCATTGCGCACCGATGCAGGTGGCAGCGAAGAGGCGTCCAGGGGCAACGCAGCAGCGGCGGTGAGATTCTGGCCGATGCCAGCGCCCAGCGACTGCGCGCCTGCGGTTCCAGCCAGCCCCAGAGCGATGCCCAGGGCCAGCGGCAGACTTCGGCGCATCATGCGCGGAAGCCGTCTTTCCAATGCCGGAGACCGGCCATGACATCGACATCGTCAACGACGTCGCGCCCCAGGTGCGCCGACACCGCCGCGCGGATCGGCGCGGTGTGCACACGCAGGAACGGATTGCAGTCCAGTTCGTTGGCCAGGGTTACCGGCAGGGTGGAACGGTCATCGCGGCGCATGGCCAAAGCCTCCTCTTGGCGCTGCCGCAGGGCAGCGTTGGCGGGGTCGACATGCCGCGCGAAGACGGCATTTGACACGGTGTACTCATGGGCACAACAAAGCAGCAGTCGTGCAGGCAAGGTACCCAGCGTGCGCATCGATGCCAGCAGCTGGGACGGCGTACCTTCGAACAGGCGTCCACAGCCCAGGCTGAACAACGAATCTC harbors:
- a CDS encoding peptidyl-prolyl cis-trans isomerase; translation: MLQKLRDKTSGWIVTVILGLLMIPFLFVIDNSYLGGVGAQNVAKVSAPPTWWRSAPSWWPVRMLWQHHEISAQDFRTRFEQERMRERQQQGDNFDPRAFESTENKLAVLDQLIDEQVVRLVGEQAGVVIGDGAVREYITSMPAFQGPDGKFNENSYRLALAGGNPPRTPTQFQELVRESLQQSVIPAGLQNSGFVTQAETERLLKLLGETRDVELAALPPVPADTAPVTDAQIKQWYDSHGKDFRQAETVSLEYVEVNGANLPAPTPADEATLRKRYEEEKAKFTSPEQRQAAHILITGDGAEAKANKLAAEAKAAGADFAALAKANSEDPGSKDQGGDLGWVERGAMVKPFEDALFAAKAGDVIGPVKTEYGYHIIKVAAVRGGEGKSFEDVRDTLAAEQLKADGERGFNELAGRLVDAINKSPSDLAAAAKEVGLPLQTLGPITRATASGIASDPAVLRAAFSDVLVQDGTASDPIALGGATNHSVVIRVAAHTPEQALPLEKAREQVIAAIRADRQRQASDKAAEALLAKLKGGATLQSLAASEKLQLSPMPGLPRGQPVPTPEINSAIFSAPVPTAGKPTYGKVDVNGRALVFAVNKVNPGDIKDVTAEQQKQLKEQLSQIDGMAAAKAYIDAMRKKFVVQTTEANL
- a CDS encoding lytic transglycosylase domain-containing protein, giving the protein MMRRSLPLALGIALGLAGTAGAQSLGAGIGQNLTAAAALPLDASSLPPASVRNGQEIFSSFRDGLAEPTCDAEATSPRWQKQFAHAPSRLANQDDDALVLFGYVVEELRKANLPTEFALIPFVESGYRPNARNGSGPTGLWQFIATTARNHRVPMANGYDGRLSAVDSTQAAVRYLKTLHGMFGGDWRLATMAYNAGEYRVLQALRKAGMNAQNATPSALPGLSPVTYAYVEKLHALACVLEDVEEQPGVMASLDRTVPVLKDHALPAGTSVQQWAAQRSLDPARIARLNPALAAGGRPTGTTRVLAPVAAATADVVDSTTALAASVSPASAPAASPAPQVARTVAAAVDRPRSRRHTVRNGESAWTIARRYGMPVKALLSLNGLSGSSVLKPGAVLRLED
- the gloB gene encoding hydroxyacylglutathione hydrolase; protein product: MRLTALPAFADNYIWVLIDDEGAAIVVDPGDAAPVLALAEQGLRVDTILLTHHHDDHIGGVPALRARFPGARVVAPVEERITTATERVGEGERVQALGRTFHVLSVPGHTRSHIAFHTAEHLFSGDSLFSLGCGRLFEGTPSQLLASMRTLGTLPARLLLCCAHEYTVSNAVFARHVDPANAALRQRQEEALAMRRDDRSTLPVTLANELDCNPFLRVHTAPIRAAVSAHLGRDVVDDVDVMAGLRHWKDGFRA